The Trueperaceae bacterium genome segment GGCGGCGGCGTTGGCGGTCGCGACGTCCGCCGGGGAGGAGATCCTGTTTCGCGGGATGCTGCTGCCCACCCTCGGACTGGTGCCGCAGGCGCTCCTGTTCGGGCTCCTGCATCCCGCCGGCCGCCGCGGCTGGAGTTACCCGGTGTTCACCGCCCTCGCCGGCCTCGCCTTCGG includes the following:
- a CDS encoding CPBP family intramembrane glutamic endopeptidase, which produces AAALAVATSAGEEILFRGMLLPTLGLVPQALLFGLLHPAGRRGWSYPVFTALAGLAFGALVEASGRLTPAVLAHGVVNAAGLLRGARAARRARRHPGDVGR